Genomic window (Acidobacteriota bacterium):
TCTCTACCGAGTTATTCGAGGAATAAGGCAAGGAGAAAGAGATGTTTGAGGTAATAAAGACTGCTTACAGGAAAGACCCTGCTCTAAAGGGTAAGCTCGGCTATCTCGAGGTCCTGCTCTATCCTGGTGTTCACGCGATAATCCTCCACCGGATCGCCCACTTCTTCTGGAGGTTGAGGATACCGCTACTCCCCCGGCTCATCTCCCAGATCAGTCGGTTTTTCACCGGGATCGAGATCCACCCCGGAGCGAAGATCGGGAAGAGGTTCTTCATCGATCACGGTATGGGGGTGGTGATCGGCGAGACAGCGGAGATCGGGGACGATGTTATGATGTACCACGGGGTCACCCTCGGGGGGCACGGCTGGTGGCGCGACGAGAAGGGGGCGAAGAGGCATCCCACCATCGGGAACAATGTTATCCTTGGGGTTGGCTGTACCGTGCTCGGTCCGGTGAAGGTGGGGGATAACTCGAAGATCGGCGCCGGTGCCATCGTAACCCACGATGTTCCGCCAAATTCGGTGGTGGTCG
Coding sequences:
- the cysE gene encoding serine O-acetyltransferase, with product MFEVIKTAYRKDPALKGKLGYLEVLLYPGVHAIILHRIAHFFWRLRIPLLPRLISQISRFFTGIEIHPGAKIGKRFFIDHGMGVVIGETAEIGDDVMMYHGVTLGGHGWWRDEKGAKRHPTIGNNVILGVGCTVLGPVKVGDNSKIGAGAIVTHDVPPNSVVVAPLGKYVVRAGKKVERIRPFEPQEPEFYLNQK